One window of Pieris napi chromosome 1, ilPieNapi1.2, whole genome shotgun sequence genomic DNA carries:
- the LOC125053204 gene encoding survival of motor neuron-related-splicing factor 30, which produces MADDLRNYKLQLQQVEAALLTDPQNEELLKLKTDLEEVIELTQDLIKTQEGESKIHSSSNDDDVTASLLAAENAAIPGRSISMWHVGERCLAKWKTDGMFYEASIEEVNASSLKVKFDGYTTLEPVSLNDVKSIGSGTKRPSSGDEGKPTKGYNREYLKKKKQKKQQRFKQIEEERESEKNKWLNFHTKASKKPGIRNKSIFASPDNLEGRVGIGTCGISGRPMTEYTPGEKWKKGSG; this is translated from the exons ATGGCAGATGATTTAAGAAATTACAAACTGCAGTTGCAACAG GTTGAAGCTGCTTTATTGACTGACCCACAAAATGAGGAACTTTTGAAACTTAAAACAGATTTGGAAGAAGTAATTGAGTTAACACAAGATCTGATAAAAACTCAAGAGGGTGAATCCAAAATTCATAGTTCTAGTAATGATGATGATGTTACAGCTTCCCTGCTGGCTGCTGAGAATGCTGCTATTCCTGGGAGGTCAATATCTATGTGGCATGTTGGAGAAAGATGTCTTGCAAAGTGGAAAACAGATGgaat gttttatgaAGCTTCTATTGAGGAAGTTAACGCAAGcagtttaaaagtaaaatttgatGGTTACACAACACTAGAACCCGTTTCTTTAAATGACGTGAAGTCTATTGGGTCTGGAACCAAGAGACCTTCTAGTGGCGATGAAGGAAA accTACTAAAGGTTATAAtagagaatatttaaaaaagaagaagCAGAAGAAACAGCAAAGGTTTAAGCAAATAGAGGAAGAAAGAGAAagtgagaaaaataaatggcTTAATTTCCATACCAAGGCATCTAAAAAGCCTGGAATTAGGAACAAGAGTATATTTGCATCACCAGATAATTTAGAAGGCAGAGTTGGAATTGGTACTTGTGGTATATCAGGCAGACCAATGACAGAATATACACCCGGTGAGAAGTGGAAAAAAGGGAGTggataa
- the LOC125050845 gene encoding solute carrier family 12 member 8: MDQNNRRRTDLEVASFDSGEPGFDRARMRRQSGGFVDLGNESQYGTGGHQASGANEIFADVQGDVPWWKSNFFISQPVLFGTWDGVFTSCLINIFGVIVFLRSGWMVGQAGLVNAVLIVFFTVFVALISVLSAVGICERCRIESGGVYFLLAHTLGSRMGGALGMVYCFGQAVGCALNVFGFGESMASLVGTDNTWAARGFAVSAVLLLGTINVAGVKWVIKLQFVLLLIILVAALDFFVGSFTTVPDVEFKGWLGGTIGNNTWADYQDGYTWFKCFGVFFPTITGILAGINMSGDLRNPSINIPNGSLAAISTGTFLYLMFVITLAATVTREALLTNFSITTDMSAVKILLLAGLYVSSMSSCLGAMYGTPRVLQSISNEKVIPGLEVLGHGRGPNRVPIYSMIVVAVVTVTFIIIGDINKLAPIVTMPFLITYASIDYSYFALAQTFDLQHRREMRFQGHSQRDPQVYGATGSDLDLLFPERIRHKTVGDFTPSPTDSAIMNGRTSNGEVRPTINVHSKNKNWYSHLCNRWLSLAGVAIKLLLMFLVHWMYAIGCLLILWLLWLYIGAANPAVKPGRASEFRFFHWLKISFLQAIGKRPLEYEQLVVTPVHADVSMEQERLNDDNEDFASRRRYHQSTALQTHLVSVDS, encoded by the exons ATGGACCAAAATAATAGAAGAAGAACTGATTTAGAAGTCGCAAGTTTTGATAGTGGTGAACCGGGATTTGATAGAGCACGCATGAGAAGACAATCAGGTGGCTTTGTTGACTTAGGAAATGAATCACAATACGGAACCGGTGGACACCAAGCTTCAGGAGCTAACGAGATATTTGCTGACGTGCAG GGTGATGTTCCATGGTGGAAGTCCAACTTCTTTATTTCTCAGCCAGTTCTGTTTGGAACATGGGATGGAGTATTTACTTCATGtcttataaacatatttggtgttattgtatttttgagaTCTGGTTGGATGGTGGGACAGGCCGGCTTAGTTAATGCTGtcttaatagtattttttacag taTTTGTTGCATTGATCTCAGTCCTTTCTGCTGTTGGAATTTGTGAAAGATGTAGAATTGAAAGTGGTGGAGTATACTTTTTACTAGCCCATACTCTTGGCTCTAGAATGGGTGGAGCATTGGGAATGGTTTACTGTTTTGGACAA gcTGTTGGATGTGCATTAAATGTGTTTGGGTTCGGTGAATCAATGGCTAGTCTTGTTGGGACAGATAATACATGGGCGGCTCGAGGATTTGCAGTTTCAGCTGTGCTCCTATTAGGCACTATAAATGTTGCTGGAGTGAAGTGGGTCATAAAGCTTCAATTTGTTTTACttcttataatattagtagctGCGCTTGACTTTTTCGTTGGTTCTTTTACAACAGTACCAG aTGTGGAGTTTAAAGGTTGGCTTGGTGGTACTATAGGAAATAATACTTGGGCAGATTATCAAGACGGTTATACATGGTTTAAATGTTTTGGTGTGTTTTTCCCTACTATAACTGGTATTTTAGCAGGAATAAATATGAGTGGTGATTTAAGGAATCCATCTATTAATATACCTAATGGTTCTCTTGCTGCTATAAGTACAGG gACATTTCTATACCTTATGTTTGTGATAACATTAGCAGCAACTGTAACAAGGGAGGCATTGCTAACAAACTTTTCAATAACAACCGACATGTCAGCTGTAAAAATACTGTTACTTGCGGGATTATATGTTAGCTCCATGAGTTCTTGTTTAGGAGCCATGTATGGAACTCCTAGAGTACTGCAAAGTATAAGCAATGAGAAAGTTATTCCTGGATTGGAGGTCTTAGGCCATGGG AGAGGACCCAACAGAGTGCCTATTTACTCTATGATTGTTGTAGCAGTAGTGACAGTAACATTCATCATCATAGGGGACATCAACAAACTTGCACCAATTGTAACCATGCCCTTTCTGATCACATATGCTAGCAttgattattcttattttgcCCTCGCTCAAACATTTGATTTGCAACATCGACGTGAAATGAG ATTTCAGGGACACTCTCAGCGTGACCCACAGGTGTACGGTGCAACTGGAAGTGATTTGGATTTATTATTTCCAGAGAGAATCCGACATAAAACTGTTGGG gaCTTCACACCATCGCCAACTGATTCGGCGATCATGAATGGTCGTACATCAAATGGAGAGGTTCGGCCTACAATAAATGTacattctaaaaataaaaattggtaTTCTCATTTATGTAACAGATGGCTTTCACTTGCTGGT GTGGCAATAAAGCTTCTACTCATGTTCTTAGTTCATTGGATGTATGCAATTGGTTGCTTGCTTATTTTGTGGCTGTTATGGTTATATATTGGAGCAGCCAATCCTGCCGTAAAGCCAGGCCGAGCATCGGAATTTCGGTTCTTTCATTGGTTGAAAATATCCTTCTTACAAGCAATTGG AAAGAGACCACTAGAATATGAACAATTAGTGGTAACGCCAGTCCATGCCGATGTTTCAATGGAACAGGAAAGACTGAATGATGACAATGAAGACTTCGCCTCTCGCAGACGCTACCATCAATCTACTGCCCTACAAACGCACCTTGTTAGTGTCGATagctaa